A single region of the Hyalangium ruber genome encodes:
- a CDS encoding ABC transporter ATP-binding protein: MISAVETELPAAFVAAWPLRRMGEALQLLARRSGLVSGPQEPLVMERELEAGDVHRLQHWFRHAADTLQVQLQPTSSRYAEVDQLAARCAPAIVRLKAPTTDHYRFLVILRASRKQLTVLTPDSKELTLPVQALREARFAAFEKQLDETIAQRLGPLANRLRASEQQAMRLRAEFRPDLTLSNCWLLRPLPGATRLRTLLRRDRVLSKVATLAVVHAGLALATILAWAVLGKSALAGHGGDGWHVAWALLVLQQVPLLSQGEYLQGVLGLLMGKQFKQHLLRGSFRMSPDEIRKHGSGSLLASVFESEAVELLALETGFQLFAIAANLVLVPLVLSSGAAPKSQVFVFAAFVVLAGLLAWVHLKARRSWTNARMGLTDDLIEKMVGQRTRLAQQPRERWHQGEDERLQDYVQRSKPMDRARLLLVYAPRAWLVLSLVVLGPAIMSGASASRIATSVGGTLLGWLTLQQLSVGGLSLGGAAVAWKTIAPLFRASRRAPTRRERGGIVLDRPSAKGEVVVQANELLFHHPAAPSPTLAGCSFRIHTGDRILLEGTSGSGKTTLASLLAGLRQPESGLLLLRGVDRTTLGDKEFRERIVLVPQFHENHIFSASLAFNLLMGRRWPADAPDFAEAEQVCRELGLGELLDRMPSGLLEMVGDAGWQLSHGEKSRVFLARALLQDADVVILDESFAALDPDTLEQAMACVQARARTLMLIAHP, translated from the coding sequence ATGATCTCAGCGGTAGAGACCGAGCTGCCCGCCGCCTTCGTCGCGGCCTGGCCCTTGCGGCGGATGGGAGAGGCGCTCCAGCTGCTCGCGCGGCGCTCGGGGCTGGTGTCCGGCCCCCAGGAGCCGCTGGTCATGGAGCGGGAGCTGGAGGCGGGCGATGTCCACCGGCTCCAGCACTGGTTCCGCCACGCCGCGGACACGCTCCAAGTGCAGCTTCAGCCGACCAGCAGCCGCTATGCCGAGGTGGACCAGCTCGCCGCCCGGTGCGCCCCCGCCATCGTCCGGCTGAAGGCCCCCACCACGGACCACTACCGCTTCCTGGTCATTCTCCGGGCCAGCCGCAAGCAGCTCACCGTCCTGACTCCTGACTCGAAGGAGCTGACCCTGCCCGTGCAGGCGCTCCGCGAGGCGCGCTTCGCGGCCTTCGAGAAGCAGCTCGACGAGACGATCGCCCAACGCCTGGGCCCCCTCGCGAACCGCCTGCGCGCCTCGGAGCAGCAGGCCATGCGGCTGCGCGCGGAGTTCCGGCCCGACCTCACCCTGAGCAACTGCTGGCTGCTCCGTCCGCTGCCGGGCGCGACGCGGCTGCGCACGCTGCTACGGCGGGATCGGGTGCTCTCGAAGGTGGCGACGCTGGCCGTGGTGCATGCGGGCCTGGCGCTCGCCACGATCCTGGCCTGGGCAGTGCTCGGAAAGAGCGCGCTCGCTGGACACGGGGGCGATGGCTGGCACGTCGCGTGGGCGCTGCTCGTGCTCCAGCAGGTGCCCCTGCTGAGCCAGGGCGAGTACCTCCAGGGAGTGTTGGGGCTGCTGATGGGCAAGCAGTTCAAGCAGCACCTGCTCCGAGGCTCCTTCCGGATGAGCCCGGATGAGATCCGCAAGCACGGCAGTGGCTCGCTGCTGGCCTCGGTGTTCGAGAGCGAGGCGGTGGAATTGCTGGCGCTGGAGACGGGCTTCCAGTTGTTCGCCATTGCCGCCAACCTGGTGCTCGTGCCGCTCGTGCTGTCCTCGGGCGCGGCGCCCAAGTCACAGGTCTTCGTGTTCGCGGCCTTCGTCGTCCTCGCGGGGTTGCTCGCGTGGGTCCACTTGAAGGCCCGGCGGAGCTGGACGAACGCGCGGATGGGGCTCACGGACGATCTCATCGAGAAGATGGTGGGCCAGCGGACCCGCCTCGCCCAGCAGCCGCGCGAGCGCTGGCACCAGGGCGAGGACGAGCGGCTGCAGGACTACGTCCAGCGCTCCAAGCCGATGGACCGGGCCCGGTTGCTGCTCGTGTATGCCCCGCGAGCCTGGCTCGTGCTGTCGCTGGTGGTCCTGGGGCCCGCGATCATGAGCGGCGCCTCGGCCTCCCGCATCGCCACCAGCGTGGGCGGGACGCTGCTGGGCTGGCTCACGCTCCAGCAGTTGAGCGTGGGCGGACTGAGCCTGGGCGGAGCCGCCGTCGCCTGGAAGACCATCGCGCCGCTGTTCCGCGCCTCCCGGAGAGCGCCCACCCGGCGCGAGCGCGGCGGCATCGTGCTGGATCGGCCCTCCGCGAAGGGAGAGGTGGTGGTCCAGGCCAACGAGCTGCTGTTCCACCATCCCGCCGCGCCCTCCCCCACCCTCGCTGGCTGCTCCTTCCGCATCCACACCGGGGATCGGATCCTCCTGGAGGGGACCTCTGGAAGCGGAAAGACCACCCTGGCCTCGCTGCTCGCGGGCCTGCGACAGCCGGAGTCGGGCCTGCTGTTGCTGCGAGGTGTGGACCGCACCACCCTGGGAGACAAGGAGTTCCGCGAGCGCATCGTGCTGGTGCCGCAGTTCCACGAGAACCACATCTTCTCGGCGAGCCTGGCGTTCAACCTGCTCATGGGACGCAGGTGGCCGGCGGATGCGCCGGACTTCGCCGAGGCGGAGCAGGTATGCCGCGAGCTGGGCCTGGGAGAACTCCTGGACAGGATGCCGAGCGGGCTCCTGGAGATGGTGGGAGACGCGGGCTGGCAGCTCTCACACGGGGAGAAGAGCCGGGTGTTCCTCGCCCGCGCGCTCTTGCAGGACGCGGACGTGGTCATCCTCGACGAGAGCTTCGCTGCGCTGGACCCGGACACCCTGGAGCAGGCCATGGCATGCGTCCAGGCCCGCGCCCGGACGCTCATGCTCATCGCCCACCCCTGA
- a CDS encoding ABC transporter substrate-binding protein — protein sequence MSPRNVALPRLAALLALVTLGSLACERKAPPPAPAPAAPTQAQAPVEEGPIVIGSVGSLTGPQAPFGVPVLDGIQFAVDQVNAAGGVKGRKVEVRSYDSQGRLEDSVSAAQRLISKDRVLLILGDISSSGSLGIADVAQAAKVPMVTPSATHPDVTRKGDYIFRTCFIDAFQGLVMARFARDNLKLERVSILQDSRDSYSLGLSQAFAEAFTKLGGTIVSVESYSKGDTDLRSPLLAVKKMKPQALYIPGFYAEVGLIARQAQELGLKLPMLGGDGWDSDRLLELGGDALEGSYYSSHYAQDNPSPEQKRFATAYQERSGHLPDVSVVLGYEATRVALAAMERAESLTGPAIRDALAKTKDVPVISGTLTLDAERNPVKPAVILRIHGGKREFVAAVTP from the coding sequence GTGTCCCCCCGGAATGTCGCCCTGCCCCGCCTTGCTGCGCTCCTCGCCCTCGTCACCCTGGGCTCTCTCGCCTGTGAGCGAAAGGCGCCGCCTCCCGCCCCGGCCCCGGCCGCTCCCACACAGGCCCAGGCCCCCGTCGAGGAAGGCCCGATCGTCATCGGCTCGGTAGGGAGCCTCACCGGCCCGCAGGCCCCCTTCGGCGTTCCGGTGCTCGACGGCATCCAGTTCGCCGTGGATCAGGTCAACGCCGCCGGAGGAGTGAAGGGCCGCAAGGTGGAGGTGCGCTCCTATGACAGCCAGGGGCGCCTGGAGGACTCCGTGAGCGCGGCCCAGCGCCTCATCAGCAAGGATCGTGTGCTGCTCATCCTGGGCGACATCTCTTCGTCCGGCTCGCTGGGCATCGCCGACGTGGCCCAGGCAGCCAAGGTCCCCATGGTGACCCCCTCGGCCACCCACCCGGACGTCACTCGCAAGGGCGACTACATCTTCCGCACCTGCTTCATCGATGCCTTCCAGGGCTTGGTGATGGCGCGCTTCGCCCGGGACAACCTGAAGCTGGAGCGGGTCTCCATCCTCCAGGACAGCCGCGACTCGTACTCGCTGGGCCTGAGCCAGGCCTTCGCCGAGGCCTTCACCAAGCTGGGCGGGACGATCGTCTCCGTGGAGAGCTATTCCAAGGGGGATACCGACCTGCGCTCTCCGCTGCTGGCGGTGAAGAAGATGAAGCCCCAGGCGCTCTACATCCCGGGCTTCTATGCCGAGGTGGGCCTGATCGCCCGGCAGGCCCAGGAGCTGGGGCTGAAGCTGCCGATGCTGGGCGGAGACGGCTGGGACTCCGACCGACTGCTGGAGCTGGGCGGAGACGCACTGGAGGGCAGCTACTACTCGTCCCATTACGCGCAGGACAACCCCTCGCCAGAGCAGAAGCGCTTCGCCACCGCGTACCAGGAGCGCTCGGGCCACCTGCCCGACGTCTCCGTGGTGCTGGGCTACGAGGCGACGCGCGTAGCGCTGGCTGCGATGGAGCGCGCCGAGAGCCTCACGGGCCCCGCCATCCGGGACGCGCTGGCGAAGACGAAGGACGTACCCGTCATCTCGGGCACCCTCACCCTGGATGCGGAGCGCAACCCGGTGAAGCCCGCCGTCATCCTGCGAATCCACGGTGGCAAGCGAGAGTTCGTCGCCGCCGTGACGCCCTGA
- the ada gene encoding bifunctional DNA-binding transcriptional regulator/O6-methylguanine-DNA methyltransferase Ada, with amino-acid sequence MTPRARTLAATVVRDPRWKAVLARDASSDGKFFYSVKTTGVYCRPSCAARPARPENVGFHVTPADAERAGFRPCKRCKPDQPPLAERQAAQIAELCRLIESADTVPSLEALAKHAGLSVYHLHRVFKAVTGLTPKAYAAAHRAKRVREQLGKKGTVTEAIYGAGYNSNGRFYEESNPMLGMTPTKYRAGGANMEIRFAIGECSLGSILVAATERGVCAILLGDDPNELAQDLQRRFPRAHLIGADAEFEQLVAKVVGLVELPRVGVDLPLDVRGTAFQQRVWQALRAIPVGKTASYADIAKAVGSKSARAVAQACAANALAVAIPCHRVVRSNGDLSGYRWGVERKHALLQRETRV; translated from the coding sequence ATGACACCCAGGGCCCGAACGCTCGCCGCGACCGTCGTCCGAGATCCCCGCTGGAAGGCGGTGCTCGCGCGCGACGCCAGCTCGGACGGCAAGTTCTTCTACTCGGTCAAGACGACGGGGGTGTACTGCCGCCCGTCCTGCGCCGCTCGCCCCGCGAGACCCGAGAACGTCGGCTTCCACGTCACCCCGGCCGACGCGGAGCGGGCTGGGTTTCGTCCCTGCAAGCGCTGCAAGCCGGACCAGCCCCCGTTGGCCGAGCGGCAGGCGGCCCAGATCGCGGAGCTGTGCCGCCTCATCGAGAGCGCCGACACGGTGCCCAGTCTCGAAGCGCTGGCGAAGCACGCGGGGCTGAGCGTCTACCACCTGCATCGCGTCTTCAAGGCCGTCACCGGGCTGACCCCCAAGGCGTATGCGGCGGCACATCGGGCCAAGCGTGTCCGGGAGCAGCTCGGCAAGAAAGGAACCGTGACCGAGGCGATCTACGGAGCCGGATACAACTCCAATGGCCGCTTCTATGAAGAGTCGAACCCCATGCTGGGCATGACGCCCACGAAGTACCGCGCCGGAGGCGCCAACATGGAAATCCGCTTCGCCATCGGTGAGTGTTCCCTGGGCTCCATCCTGGTCGCGGCCACCGAGCGCGGGGTGTGCGCCATTCTCCTGGGCGACGATCCGAACGAGCTGGCGCAAGATCTCCAGCGCCGGTTTCCTCGCGCGCACCTGATCGGCGCCGATGCCGAGTTCGAGCAGCTCGTCGCGAAGGTGGTGGGCCTGGTGGAGCTGCCTCGGGTGGGAGTCGATCTGCCGCTCGACGTGCGCGGCACGGCGTTCCAGCAGCGCGTCTGGCAGGCGCTGCGGGCGATTCCCGTGGGGAAGACGGCGAGCTACGCCGATATCGCCAAGGCGGTCGGCTCCAAGTCGGCCCGAGCCGTGGCGCAGGCGTGCGCAGCCAATGCGTTGGCGGTCGCCATCCCCTGCCACCGCGTCGTGCGGAGCAACGGCGACCTGTCGGGGTATCGCTGGGGAGTGGAGCGCAAGCACGCGCTGCTCCAGCGGGAGACGCGTGTATGA
- a CDS encoding 2OG-Fe(II) oxygenase yields the protein MKARRTRSVDARVESVDWERVSQELDAQGCAIIDTLLTPAECAALAALYPVEGGFRSRVVMGRHGFGRGEYKYFDYPLPEQVSALRTSLYPRLVPIANRWTTAMGLEVHYPEVHEDFLERCHAAGQLRPTPLLLQYGADDYNCLHQDLYGEHVFPLQVAILLSEPARDFTGGEFVMTEQRPRMQSRPMVLPLRQGDAVVFAVHHRPVQGTRGVYRVNLRHGVSRVRSGHRHTVGIIFHDAA from the coding sequence ATGAAGGCGCGCCGCACGAGAAGCGTGGATGCGCGGGTGGAGTCGGTGGACTGGGAACGCGTGTCGCAGGAGCTCGACGCCCAGGGCTGCGCAATCATCGACACGCTGCTCACGCCCGCCGAGTGCGCAGCGCTGGCCGCGCTGTACCCGGTCGAGGGCGGCTTCCGCAGTCGGGTGGTGATGGGGCGGCACGGCTTCGGGCGTGGCGAGTACAAGTACTTCGACTATCCGCTGCCCGAGCAGGTCTCCGCGCTGCGCACCAGCCTCTACCCCCGCCTGGTGCCGATCGCCAACCGCTGGACCACGGCCATGGGCCTCGAGGTCCACTACCCGGAAGTACACGAGGACTTCCTGGAGCGCTGCCACGCCGCCGGGCAGCTCCGGCCGACGCCGCTACTGCTGCAATACGGGGCGGACGACTACAACTGCCTGCACCAGGACCTCTACGGCGAGCACGTCTTCCCACTCCAGGTCGCCATCCTCTTGTCCGAGCCCGCGCGCGACTTCACGGGCGGCGAGTTCGTGATGACGGAGCAGCGGCCGAGGATGCAGTCCCGGCCGATGGTCCTGCCCCTGCGCCAAGGCGACGCGGTGGTCTTCGCCGTCCACCACCGCCCGGTCCAGGGCACGCGCGGGGTCTACCGGGTCAACCTCCGGCACGGCGTCAGCCGCGTGCGCTCGGGGCATCGCCACACGGTCGGCATCATCTTCCACGACGCGGCGTGA